In the genome of Maribacter forsetii DSM 18668, the window AAATCTTTAAAATTGTCATTGAAGTCAGATGACAGAATATAGTAATGCATGTCTCCATTAAAATATAAGCCTCTAGAAGGGAAATATTTATCATCGTAGGTATCTAATTTTAGTGAAGCATACGTACTTATAAAGTTACTTCTCTCAAAATATGTTCTACCATTGCTAGATGTAGTGCCTGGCGTAATAACACCTGGAGTGTCACCAAATGTTCTTGTACTATATTGTAAATGCTTAAACTCAGCCCCAACGGTAAATGCAAACTCTTCCTTTACTACCGTCTGTATATAAAGTTGATGCGTAAAGTCAGATACATTTAAATTAATCCTATTAAGTGCTGTTCCTGTACCTACTTCAAAATTTCCTTCTATTAAATCAAAATCAATCTCTTGCTCAAAATCATTGAATCTAGAATTGATCCCAAAACTCCAATAGGTACCTTTATCAACATAATACTCAAAATTATACCTTAAGTTATCACCTAATATAAAATCAAAAGAGGCTACATCATCTTTTGACAATATTCTCTTTTTTGTAATATTTATAAGCGCTGCACTTTTATATAAATCATCAAAATGAGCGCCTAATCGCAAAAAAGATGTGTTTTTAGTTTCATTAAGCGGTAAAATTAAGTCTTCACCTCCATTCATGTTATTTAACAACTTGTACTTGATTGTCCTAAAATTACCTGTAGCAGATAAATTACTGATACCTTGCTGTAGCTTCTTAAAATTAATAGGTTCGTCAAGACTAAACCTCAACTTACCTTTTACATACCCCCTAGTATGATCGGTATTACCATCTATTAACAACCTATTAACAGTCAACTGCTCATCTGCTTCTATTACGGATATTGTATTTTCATTTTTTCTATAACCCGTTGTCAATTCTTTAAGTTCCTCTATTTTTAAATTTGCAGCATCTTCGCCCGTTTTAACAATCTCTCCCAGTCTATTGAAATCTATTACTGAATATTCTTCAATATTCGGTTTTATATAGATATCTGTCTTTTTAGACTTTACTTCCATATCAGCAACGGTTCTATAATTATTAATCTGCAACAAAATTTCTGTCGCAGACAACAACGCATCGCGATCAGACAAATCGTGCTGAACATCTACACCAATAATTATATCAGCTCCCATTGCCCTAACTTCATCTATTGGGTAATTATTGACCACCCCGCCATCAATTAATACTTTATCGTTAATTACCGTAGGCTCAAAAAGGGACGGCAAGGTTCCGCTTGCCAAAATAGCTTCTGGCAAGTAGCCTGAATCTAAAATCACTTGTTTACCTGTTTCAATATCAGTCGCAATACACACAAACGGCGTTGGCAGCGCATTAAAATCATCAATATCCTTAACATGATACAACAGTCTTACAAATTCATTATATATATTTTGACCTCCAGAAATTGCAGGAGGCACTGTCACCTTAAAATTCTTGAATGGCAATGTCAATGCATAACGCTCAGAATCTTCTTTTTCATAAAAAGTTTTGGCACTTCTGGGTAAATTGTCCTGAATCAATGACCCTATATTAGTTGCTTTGAACAAAGAATCCAATTCATTGGCCGTGTAACCAGCCGCATACATTGCCCCAACTATAGCCCCCATACTTGAACCACCAATATAATCTATCTCAACACCAGCCTCTTCAATAACTTTTAACGCACCTATATGCGCCATTCCTTTTGCACCACCACCGCTTAATACTAAGCCAATTTTAGGTTTTTTCTGTTCCTCTTTATTTTGAGCAACCAAAGAACCGGCACTTAATAAGAGTACCGAAAATACCATTGGTATTTTACTAAAATTATTCTTTACGAAAAGATTCATATATCTTCTTTGCTTTTGAAACACCTACTTCTTCACTTAGACTTTCTACAGTAGCTTCTTTTATGCGTTTAACCGATTTAAATTTCTTCAATAATTGTTGCGCCGTTTTTTCACCAACACCATCAATACCTTCCAATTCAGAATTAATTGCTCCTTTACTTCTTTTGTTTCTGTGAAATGTAATACCAAATCTATGGGCTTCATTTCTTAAATATTGAATTATTTTAAGACTCTCGGACTTCTTATCTAAATATAACGGTATTGGGTCTTCTGGAAAATAAATTTCCTCTAATCTTTTTGCTATACCAATAATAGCAATTTTACCTCTCAACCCTAATAGATCTAAACTTTTTAAAGCCGATGATAACTGACCTTTACCACCATCAATTACAATTAACTGTGGTAATGGCTGCAGTTCTTCTTGCAGTCTTTTATACCTACGGTACACCACTTCTTCCATTGACGCAAAATCATCTGGACCCGTAACTGTTTTTATATTATAATGTCTATACTCTTTTTTTGATGGCTTACCGTCCCTAAACACTACACATGCTGCTACAGGATTACTCCCCTGAATATTACTGTTATCAAAACATTCTATATGTCTAGGCT includes:
- a CDS encoding patatin-like phospholipase family protein, producing MNLFVKNNFSKIPMVFSVLLLSAGSLVAQNKEEQKKPKIGLVLSGGGAKGMAHIGALKVIEEAGVEIDYIGGSSMGAIVGAMYAAGYTANELDSLFKATNIGSLIQDNLPRSAKTFYEKEDSERYALTLPFKNFKVTVPPAISGGQNIYNEFVRLLYHVKDIDDFNALPTPFVCIATDIETGKQVILDSGYLPEAILASGTLPSLFEPTVINDKVLIDGGVVNNYPIDEVRAMGADIIIGVDVQHDLSDRDALLSATEILLQINNYRTVADMEVKSKKTDIYIKPNIEEYSVIDFNRLGEIVKTGEDAANLKIEELKELTTGYRKNENTISVIEADEQLTVNRLLIDGNTDHTRGYVKGKLRFSLDEPINFKKLQQGISNLSATGNFRTIKYKLLNNMNGGEDLILPLNETKNTSFLRLGAHFDDLYKSAALINITKKRILSKDDVASFDFILGDNLRYNFEYYVDKGTYWSFGINSRFNDFEQEIDFDLIEGNFEVGTGTALNRINLNVSDFTHQLYIQTVVKEEFAFTVGAEFKHLQYSTRTFGDTPGVITPGTTSSNGRTYFERSNFISTYASLKLDTYDDKYFPSRGLYFNGDMHYYILSSDFNDNFKDFSVSKARLGMAVPIINKLSINVETEGGFKLGTSNVTSFDFLLGGYGTDFINNFVPFVGYDFISLPGNSFVKAYARLDYEIFKKNHLLFSANFANVDDDLFRTGDWFKAPTYSGYGIGCGWESFLGPINLMYSWTPEIDKSQFFVSIGYWF